The following are encoded together in the Methanosarcina flavescens genome:
- a CDS encoding glycoside hydrolase family 57 protein — MKAVCICMGVHLPYSPKWYWPVEGFLGMPEMDRYFDQNSIFSKFLKTSRQLLRLNDLIMESIERGGKYSFDLSGPFLEQCRWDPELLESFYELGETGSVEFTGSCNYHSLSSLYPDLSWFNEEVLMYMKTLRELLGITPETFVNTELLYTERAGRILTDLGFKCLIAEGSRNLMNGYDPVHVFENHVPTLLRHINLSEDLELRFSEKNWQGYPLIPEKFVDWIDSMDGDVLTLYINYENICFHYRNKSMIADFIRLLPEILKSRGIEMLTPAEAVKRFKPLKLPTLATEQTIRYGMHNALGNHAQQLYLRELVRVGEELSGLKGKKDYSKLRDVYGYLQQSEIFFSMNPGNIREGYERAVNYFSILSDFRRAVLEEGA; from the coding sequence ATGAAAGCCGTATGCATCTGTATGGGAGTGCATTTGCCTTACAGTCCCAAGTGGTACTGGCCTGTAGAGGGTTTTTTGGGGATGCCTGAAATGGATAGATATTTTGACCAGAATAGTATTTTTTCAAAATTTTTAAAAACGAGCAGGCAACTATTACGCCTTAATGATTTGATTATGGAATCTATTGAAAGGGGAGGAAAATATTCCTTTGATCTGTCCGGGCCCTTCCTTGAACAGTGTAGATGGGACCCTGAACTTCTCGAATCATTCTACGAACTTGGGGAAACCGGTAGTGTAGAGTTTACAGGGAGCTGTAATTATCACTCCCTGAGTTCACTATATCCCGATCTATCCTGGTTCAATGAAGAAGTGCTAATGTACATGAAAACACTTAGGGAATTACTTGGCATTACACCCGAAACATTTGTAAATACCGAACTTCTATATACTGAGAGAGCAGGGAGAATTCTTACCGATCTGGGTTTTAAGTGTCTTATCGCAGAAGGGTCGAGAAATCTTATGAATGGGTACGACCCTGTACATGTTTTTGAAAACCACGTTCCGACCCTTCTAAGACATATAAACCTTAGCGAGGATCTTGAACTGCGTTTTTCGGAGAAAAACTGGCAAGGCTACCCTCTTATTCCGGAAAAGTTTGTGGATTGGATTGACAGTATGGATGGTGACGTCCTGACCCTTTATATTAATTATGAGAATATCTGCTTCCATTATAGAAATAAAAGTATGATAGCTGATTTTATCCGGTTGCTTCCCGAAATACTCAAATCCAGGGGAATTGAGATGTTGACACCAGCTGAAGCTGTAAAGAGATTCAAGCCTCTGAAACTTCCGACGCTGGCAACTGAACAGACAATACGTTATGGGATGCATAATGCATTAGGAAACCATGCTCAACAGCTTTACCTGCGAGAACTGGTAAGAGTTGGCGAGGAACTCTCAGGACTTAAGGGAAAAAAAGATTATAGTAAACTTAGAGATGTATACGGTTATCTCCAGCAAAGTGAAATATTTTTTTCAATGAACCCTGGAAATATAAGAGAAGGGTATGAAAGAGCTGTAAACTATTTTTCCATTCTGTCAGATTTCAGAAGAGCTGTGCTGGAGGAGGGAGCATGA
- a CDS encoding glycoside hydrolase family 57 protein produces the protein MTSVCIYFQAHQPFRLRRFWPDDRSGFFRYFDERSNREIFERVARKCYIPANRVLLDLLERYKGEFRFSLSVTGTLLEQCELWGKDVLESFRQMAETGSVEYLDETFYHSLSSLFDDKTEFVEEIREHRESMSDLLGVKPEVFRNTELLYNNTIAKLVSDLGYRAILTEGADHILDGRSPNVLYKAKGSGLPVILRNYKLSDDIGYRFSARWWEGYPLTAEKWASWASGINEDCINIFMDYETFGEHQWEETGIFSFLEKLPEEVLKTRLNFSTPLELTEKYSPVTEIDIGDFSTISWADMERDTSAWLGNDMQRRCFEEIKLLEPFVRKTEDPEILRIWKHLLTSDHYYYMCTKWLGDGDVHSYFSVHSTPFDAAVNFMAVLMDFKAQVFRKLSAIA, from the coding sequence ATGACCTCGGTTTGTATCTACTTCCAAGCGCATCAACCGTTCAGACTACGAAGGTTTTGGCCGGATGACAGATCAGGGTTTTTCCGCTATTTCGACGAGAGAAGCAACAGGGAAATCTTTGAAAGAGTAGCCCGGAAATGCTACATTCCTGCAAACAGAGTACTTCTGGACTTGCTTGAGAGGTATAAAGGAGAATTCAGGTTTTCTCTTTCAGTCACCGGAACCCTGCTCGAGCAATGCGAACTTTGGGGAAAAGATGTACTCGAGAGTTTCCGACAGATGGCGGAAACCGGATCAGTGGAGTACCTAGACGAAACCTTCTATCATTCTCTCTCAAGCCTTTTTGACGACAAAACCGAATTTGTTGAGGAGATAAGAGAGCACAGAGAAAGTATGTCTGATCTTCTGGGAGTTAAACCTGAGGTATTTCGGAATACCGAACTGCTTTACAATAACACGATAGCAAAGCTTGTTTCTGACCTCGGGTATAGGGCTATCCTTACTGAGGGTGCGGATCATATACTTGATGGAAGGTCTCCCAACGTGCTTTACAAGGCAAAAGGCTCGGGACTTCCAGTTATACTCAGGAATTATAAACTGAGTGACGATATAGGATACAGATTTTCGGCAAGGTGGTGGGAAGGATACCCTCTGACTGCAGAAAAATGGGCCTCATGGGCATCTGGGATTAATGAGGATTGTATTAATATCTTTATGGACTATGAGACCTTCGGAGAGCATCAATGGGAAGAAACCGGGATATTTTCCTTTCTGGAAAAGCTGCCAGAGGAAGTTCTCAAGACTCGCCTGAATTTCAGCACTCCCCTTGAGCTTACCGAAAAATACTCACCCGTTACCGAGATTGATATAGGGGATTTTTCTACAATCTCCTGGGCTGATATGGAACGCGACACCAGCGCATGGCTTGGCAACGACATGCAAAGGCGCTGCTTTGAAGAGATAAAGCTGCTTGAGCCATTTGTAAGGAAAACAGAGGATCCTGAAATCCTGCGCATTTGGAAGCACCTTCTAACTTCGGATCACTATTACTACATGTGTACTAAGTGGCTCGGGGATGGGGATGTCCACTCATATTTCAGCGTCCACTCCACGCCCTTCGATGCCGCTGTTAATTTCATGGCTGTACTTATGGATTTCAAAGCGCAGGTATTCAGGAAACTTAGCGCAATAGCTTAA
- a CDS encoding V4R domain-containing protein, with amino-acid sequence MVRDLFMFAGLNERSQIVWFKIIYSKEPGSLSSIINFLEKENAFIMFGHLDNITQKTGEYSVFIELDKNIDPEDFARKIKELDVVSEVEYGISKYRMIYSADFPLNVVGVRGVAARALTIVDIIKTLNQNVPHAEGLLTMSGLKGGIHSAKYFKSILNLNDSNFADVLAELYRAVGWGILEIECDPKTYQGKIIVKDSFIADVYGGSDQPVCAFMSGYFAGYLTDYFGKNISVREVSCKATGKNVCEHIISPAPSGGTGQEYQLRGETR; translated from the coding sequence ATGGTAAGGGACTTATTCATGTTTGCAGGCCTCAATGAGAGGTCGCAGATTGTATGGTTTAAAATTATTTATTCAAAGGAACCCGGATCTTTATCCTCAATAATCAATTTTCTGGAAAAAGAGAACGCATTCATTATGTTTGGTCATCTGGATAACATAACACAAAAAACAGGAGAATATTCAGTATTTATCGAGCTTGATAAAAATATCGATCCAGAAGACTTTGCCAGGAAGATAAAGGAGCTTGACGTTGTAAGTGAGGTAGAATATGGAATTTCAAAGTACAGAATGATCTATTCTGCGGACTTTCCCCTTAATGTCGTAGGAGTCAGAGGAGTTGCGGCAAGAGCACTCACAATTGTCGATATCATTAAGACTCTCAACCAGAATGTGCCACATGCCGAGGGACTTCTCACAATGTCAGGACTTAAGGGAGGGATTCACTCAGCAAAATATTTTAAGAGTATTTTGAACCTTAATGATAGTAATTTCGCAGATGTGCTTGCAGAACTCTACAGGGCTGTAGGCTGGGGAATCCTTGAGATCGAATGCGATCCAAAGACGTATCAAGGAAAAATTATTGTTAAAGATTCGTTTATAGCTGACGTTTACGGAGGATCGGACCAGCCAGTTTGTGCCTTTATGAGCGGCTATTTTGCAGGTTACCTGACCGATTATTTTGGGAAAAACATTAGTGTGAGGGAGGTAAGCTGTAAAGCTACAGGAAAGAATGTCTGCGAACATATAATCTCACCGGCACCGTCGGGCGGCACAGGTCAGGAATACCAGCTGAGAGGGGAGACGCGGTGA
- a CDS encoding glycoside hydrolase family 15 protein translates to MIRLPNAVLGNDELLVTMGRKGEILGFFYPRRDHAQHVEESVACIHTGEKLLWTNDNDWHCIQNYIEDTNIVSTKLYHDSGIRISILDLVHPDVPVLIRRFKVQSQRKISGKFFYYSNFNVGETSKKNSGFCDTDTHLLAQYWQNHYIGIYSLPEFTEWQIGKAMDTIWWTNSKYDMEDGKLQRNKEDIGNINNAAGWDLELEAGGANEFVILIGAASSRHLLYKRIYELSKLPLEYIFEKTREHWVMWLSRKQVLRMPGIEGYDSLRQELFSAYNRALLVLYLLNDREYGSFVAAPEFDSNFEKCGGYGFCWNRDTSEIVLALKRSGYPEYCDTFFKWCIRTQLPDGSWFQRYWLNGDIAPSWGNFDYSTQIDETGSTLHAMDVYYRVLEGLKKAEFLEEVWVSILRAAEYLMKRTKSGIHESCMDLWETYYGIFTYTNASIYAGLMGASHLAEENGETGMARRWKKRAEFIKQATIDRFWLQEGYFAKGVINGKLDKTADASILGTYVPFGMLSPKDPIERDMIQFMIENIQKKLSVPINLNYGIKRYENDSYINGNPWVVTTLWLSKAMFAFALDLPYEKAISSPIQETHYEKEDRYDENVKRFTSEGIKCLKWALAGATSTGLLPEQVDQSTGKPAWAIPLGWSGALMLDNILLLDKICRRKAGSKNES, encoded by the coding sequence GTGATAAGGCTACCCAATGCCGTTTTAGGAAATGATGAGCTGCTTGTAACAATGGGGAGAAAAGGAGAAATCCTGGGCTTTTTTTATCCCCGACGAGACCACGCTCAGCACGTCGAAGAATCCGTCGCCTGTATCCATACAGGCGAAAAGCTTCTCTGGACCAACGATAACGATTGGCACTGCATCCAGAATTATATAGAGGATACCAATATAGTATCCACAAAACTCTATCATGATTCGGGAATCCGAATTTCCATTCTTGATCTTGTACATCCCGATGTGCCTGTTCTTATCCGCAGGTTTAAGGTTCAGTCCCAGAGAAAAATTTCGGGAAAATTCTTTTATTATTCTAATTTTAATGTAGGGGAAACCTCTAAGAAAAACTCAGGTTTTTGCGATACCGATACTCATTTGCTCGCACAGTACTGGCAAAACCACTATATAGGGATTTATTCCCTACCAGAGTTTACCGAATGGCAGATAGGAAAGGCAATGGATACTATTTGGTGGACTAATTCCAAGTATGATATGGAAGATGGGAAACTCCAGAGAAATAAGGAAGATATAGGAAATATTAATAACGCAGCTGGCTGGGACCTTGAACTGGAGGCTGGCGGAGCAAACGAATTTGTTATCCTGATAGGAGCTGCATCTTCCAGACACCTCCTGTATAAGAGGATATACGAACTCTCAAAACTGCCCCTTGAATACATTTTCGAAAAGACAAGAGAACACTGGGTCATGTGGCTTTCAAGAAAGCAGGTGCTCAGGATGCCTGGAATAGAGGGATACGATAGCCTGCGGCAGGAGCTATTCAGTGCTTATAATCGAGCTCTCCTTGTGCTTTATCTCCTTAATGACCGCGAGTACGGGTCTTTTGTGGCTGCTCCGGAGTTTGATTCCAACTTTGAGAAATGCGGAGGTTACGGCTTCTGCTGGAACCGAGACACTTCAGAAATCGTGCTTGCACTAAAACGTTCCGGCTATCCAGAGTATTGTGATACGTTTTTCAAATGGTGTATCCGTACCCAACTTCCTGATGGATCTTGGTTTCAACGCTACTGGCTCAACGGGGACATAGCTCCTTCCTGGGGCAATTTTGATTACTCAACTCAGATAGATGAAACCGGATCCACGCTTCATGCTATGGATGTTTATTACAGGGTTCTCGAGGGTCTGAAAAAAGCTGAGTTTCTCGAAGAAGTCTGGGTTTCCATACTCAGGGCTGCGGAATACCTGATGAAACGAACCAAGTCAGGAATCCACGAAAGCTGTATGGATCTCTGGGAAACTTATTACGGAATTTTCACTTATACAAACGCTTCAATCTACGCCGGGCTTATGGGTGCTTCCCACCTTGCTGAAGAGAACGGGGAAACTGGTATGGCAAGACGCTGGAAGAAGAGGGCGGAGTTCATCAAACAGGCTACGATTGATCGTTTCTGGCTTCAGGAAGGTTATTTTGCAAAAGGAGTTATTAACGGAAAACTGGACAAAACCGCTGATGCAAGCATTCTTGGAACCTATGTTCCTTTTGGAATGCTCTCCCCGAAAGATCCCATAGAGAGGGATATGATCCAGTTTATGATAGAGAATATTCAGAAAAAGCTCTCAGTACCTATCAATCTCAATTATGGCATCAAAAGGTATGAGAATGACAGTTACATAAACGGAAATCCGTGGGTAGTGACCACTCTATGGCTTTCAAAAGCTATGTTTGCATTTGCCCTTGATCTTCCCTATGAAAAAGCAATATCTTCCCCCATACAGGAGACCCACTATGAAAAAGAAGACAGATATGATGAGAACGTAAAAAGGTTTACCAGTGAAGGGATTAAATGCCTTAAGTGGGCTCTTGCCGGGGCAACCAGCACAGGACTTCTCCCGGAGCAAGTAGATCAGTCTACAGGCAAGCCTGCCTGGGCAATTCCCCTCGGATGGAGCGGAGCCCTGATGCTTGATAACATTCTGCTGCTGGACAAAATATGCAGGAGAAAAGCCGGGAGTAAAAATGAAAGTTAA
- the sppA gene encoding signal peptide peptidase SppA gives MNDKSSNPEGTNSEKQSGEGNLQNSPHNGREDLISDKGAYSTNEDSSGLGFASGTPRKTGNHEASFKDSPQNKEIENKSLSMNSDPSPQRKKHNLMPYVLVVLALIAVIMVSIAVISFSLGAGGDLRSSEKVAVIYVQGTILSGNVPTGLGYATSEEISENIRRAVADSGVKAIVLRINSPGGSPAAAQEIAGEIEKAREKGIPVVVSMGDLATSAAYYISAPTDYIIANPSTNTGSIGVIWVFQNKSASYEEGGIDHYIAKSGELKDMGSNWRGLTDEEKEYADAVVMESYEDFITEVSEGRNISRSEVKKIADGRIYTGARAKELGLVDGLGNLYDAIDKAAELGGIEGEPRVEYMNRVSISRLLLGSGSGGSNETVGQFVSYFEESPYGRILA, from the coding sequence ATGAACGATAAAAGCTCAAACCCTGAAGGTACGAACTCAGAAAAGCAATCTGGAGAAGGCAACTTACAAAACAGTCCTCACAATGGAAGAGAGGATCTCATCTCTGATAAAGGAGCTTACAGCACTAACGAGGACTCCTCAGGCTTAGGCTTTGCTTCAGGCACTCCAAGAAAAACAGGTAATCATGAAGCTTCCTTTAAAGATTCTCCTCAAAATAAAGAAATTGAAAATAAGAGTTTAAGTATGAATTCCGATCCATCTCCACAGAGAAAAAAACATAATTTGATGCCCTACGTGCTGGTAGTACTGGCTCTGATTGCTGTTATAATGGTAAGTATTGCGGTTATTTCCTTCAGTCTCGGTGCTGGAGGAGATCTGCGGAGTTCTGAAAAAGTGGCTGTTATCTACGTCCAGGGTACCATACTTTCCGGAAACGTTCCTACAGGGCTTGGCTATGCTACTTCTGAAGAGATTTCCGAAAATATTCGCAGGGCTGTTGCAGACAGTGGAGTCAAGGCAATTGTGCTCCGGATTAACAGTCCAGGGGGATCTCCTGCAGCAGCACAGGAAATTGCGGGAGAAATTGAGAAAGCCAGGGAAAAGGGAATCCCTGTCGTTGTGTCAATGGGAGATCTTGCAACCAGTGCTGCATATTACATCTCTGCGCCGACTGATTATATTATTGCAAACCCTTCAACGAATACCGGGTCTATTGGGGTGATCTGGGTCTTCCAGAATAAGTCTGCCTCTTATGAAGAAGGAGGTATAGATCATTACATTGCAAAGTCCGGAGAATTAAAGGACATGGGAAGCAACTGGAGAGGGCTTACTGATGAGGAAAAGGAATATGCTGACGCCGTGGTAATGGAAAGTTATGAAGATTTCATAACCGAGGTTTCAGAAGGACGCAACATATCCCGGAGTGAAGTAAAAAAGATTGCCGATGGCCGAATATACACCGGAGCCAGAGCAAAGGAACTTGGGCTTGTAGATGGACTCGGAAACCTTTATGATGCAATTGACAAAGCTGCGGAACTCGGAGGAATTGAAGGGGAACCTAGAGTTGAATACATGAACAGGGTAAGTATCTCAAGACTGCTTCTGGGTTCGGGTTCTGGAGGATCTAATGAAACTGTCGGGCAGTTTGTCAGTTACTTTGAAGAAAGTCCATATGGAAGAATCCTCGCATGA
- the metG gene encoding methionine--tRNA ligase translates to MPKSSSKPVLVTCGLPYANGKAHIGHLRTYVPADIFVRSLRKEGRDVTFVCGSDTHGTPIVVNAEELRITPKELVEIYHKHFDETFKQLGVYFDAFGTTDDPENHNRTLDIVNRLIEKGYVYPKTIEIAYCPSCNRFLPDRYVEGSCPHCGETARGDECDQGCGKHLEPGELQNPVCTICGGPAEYRQQEHFFFKLSDFSDYLMNYLSNDLGGTANARNYALGWVKQGLTDWCITRNLEWGVKFPGHDDLVVYVWVDAPIGYIAFTEQWAAKAGDSWEKYWKNDGEIVHFIGGDITYHHCIFWPAMLKGADYSVPTAVVASGMVKIEEKKFSKTRGYVVWVGEDYLDHGFHPDLLRYYLASYTSHTRELNFSWHVLQEKVNTELVAVLGNFLYRTMLFAFKNYGEVPAGELEPAIKEEIEKTLKEVKAAMAEYEFKRAVDSAMALASFGNTYFQSHEPWNLIKQDKAACGHVIYNCLHLAKALSLIFEPVIPETIETAWKELGQEEDLHTALYYEALVPIKAGTKLAKPQILFTKLEDDRIREMEEIASQRVKAANAKAAGRVEEKEPSKSEGMGTARDVAEAKKAAAEKGEILPTIEYRDFAKLDIRVGKVLLAEPVKKSRKLLRVEVDIGEEKPRQLVAGMAPYYTPEELVGKYVIVLANLKPAKLCGVKSNGMMLAADDCANDIVAALTPDKEIKPGSRIR, encoded by the coding sequence ATGCCAAAATCATCCAGTAAACCCGTACTTGTCACATGCGGCCTGCCTTATGCTAACGGCAAAGCTCATATCGGGCACCTCCGGACCTATGTGCCGGCTGATATTTTTGTCCGTTCCCTTAGAAAGGAAGGGAGGGACGTTACCTTTGTCTGCGGCTCAGACACTCACGGCACCCCAATTGTCGTAAATGCCGAAGAACTCAGGATCACTCCCAAAGAACTTGTAGAGATATATCACAAACATTTTGACGAGACCTTCAAGCAGCTGGGAGTTTACTTTGATGCCTTTGGGACAACGGATGATCCTGAGAATCACAATAGAACCCTGGATATTGTCAACAGGCTGATTGAAAAAGGTTACGTGTACCCAAAGACTATTGAGATTGCCTACTGCCCGAGTTGCAATCGTTTTCTTCCTGACCGCTATGTTGAAGGCTCCTGCCCTCACTGCGGTGAAACCGCAAGAGGAGATGAGTGCGACCAGGGATGCGGAAAACACCTTGAGCCCGGAGAACTTCAAAACCCTGTTTGCACTATCTGCGGGGGACCTGCCGAGTACAGACAGCAGGAACACTTCTTTTTCAAGCTTTCTGATTTCAGCGATTACCTCATGAACTACCTCTCAAACGATCTTGGAGGAACAGCAAATGCCCGGAATTATGCACTGGGCTGGGTAAAGCAGGGGCTTACAGACTGGTGCATTACCCGGAACCTTGAATGGGGAGTAAAATTCCCTGGACATGATGACCTTGTGGTCTATGTCTGGGTAGATGCCCCTATAGGATATATTGCCTTTACCGAGCAGTGGGCTGCAAAAGCCGGGGATTCATGGGAGAAATACTGGAAAAATGATGGGGAAATTGTCCATTTCATAGGAGGGGACATTACCTATCACCACTGCATTTTCTGGCCGGCAATGCTTAAAGGTGCGGATTATTCGGTGCCTACGGCTGTCGTAGCTTCAGGCATGGTCAAAATCGAGGAGAAGAAGTTTTCCAAGACCAGGGGTTATGTGGTCTGGGTAGGAGAGGACTACCTTGATCACGGTTTCCATCCCGACCTTCTGAGGTACTATCTCGCGAGCTACACCTCCCACACGAGAGAACTGAACTTCTCCTGGCACGTGCTCCAAGAAAAAGTCAACACCGAACTTGTTGCCGTGCTAGGGAATTTCCTGTACCGGACAATGCTTTTCGCTTTCAAGAATTACGGGGAAGTTCCAGCCGGAGAACTCGAACCTGCCATAAAGGAAGAGATCGAAAAAACTTTAAAAGAAGTAAAAGCAGCAATGGCTGAATACGAGTTCAAAAGAGCTGTTGATTCTGCAATGGCTCTTGCGTCTTTCGGAAACACTTACTTCCAGTCTCACGAGCCATGGAACCTGATAAAACAGGACAAAGCAGCCTGCGGACATGTGATCTATAACTGCCTCCACTTGGCAAAAGCTCTCAGCCTTATATTTGAGCCTGTAATTCCGGAAACCATAGAAACCGCCTGGAAAGAACTCGGACAGGAAGAAGACCTGCATACTGCCCTGTATTATGAGGCTCTTGTGCCAATAAAAGCAGGCACAAAGCTTGCAAAACCCCAGATTCTCTTCACCAAACTCGAAGACGACAGGATAAGGGAGATGGAAGAAATCGCAAGCCAGAGGGTAAAAGCTGCCAACGCGAAAGCAGCGGGAAGGGTGGAAGAAAAAGAACCCTCGAAATCCGAAGGAATGGGCACTGCCAGAGATGTCGCAGAAGCGAAAAAAGCAGCCGCTGAGAAAGGAGAAATCCTTCCCACGATCGAGTACAGAGACTTTGCGAAACTCGATATCCGTGTAGGAAAGGTTTTACTTGCCGAACCCGTAAAAAAGTCCAGAAAGCTTCTCAGAGTTGAAGTGGATATCGGCGAAGAAAAGCCAAGGCAGCTTGTTGCAGGCATGGCTCCTTATTACACTCCCGAGGAACTAGTAGGTAAATATGTAATCGTACTCGCCAACCTGAAACCTGCGAAACTCTGCGGAGTTAAATCAAACGGCATGATGCTTGCAGCCGACGATTGTGCAAATGATATCGTAGCAGCCCTGACGCCGGACAAAGAGATAAAGCCCGGTTCGAGAATAAGGTGA
- a CDS encoding PKD domain-containing protein, whose translation MKNKEKLCSIAKASAAVVLFLILVSSAASASITEKWITTNPSISQNPAIYGNKIVWQDYRNGNPDIYMGTISSAFTASPTSGKAPLTVKFADKSTDVYYWTWNFGDGTTSTDQSPTHKYMKAGKYTVTLTVKNAAGSSTAKKTLTVS comes from the coding sequence ATGAAAAATAAGGAAAAACTTTGTTCAATAGCCAAAGCTTCAGCAGCTGTGGTCTTATTTTTAATTCTTGTTTCGTCTGCAGCTTCGGCATCTATTACCGAAAAGTGGATAACCACAAACCCATCCATTTCACAGAATCCTGCTATTTATGGTAATAAAATAGTATGGCAGGATTACCGCAATGGAAACCCGGACATCTACATGGGAACTATCAGTTCTGCTTTTACCGCATCTCCGACCTCTGGAAAGGCACCTTTAACAGTAAAATTTGCAGATAAGAGTACGGATGTATATTACTGGACCTGGAACTTTGGCGACGGAACCACTTCAACTGACCAGAGTCCCACGCATAAATACATGAAAGCAGGAAAGTACACTGTTACCCTGACTGTAAAGAATGCAGCAGGAAGTAGCACTGCAAAAAAGACTCTAACTGTATCGTAA
- the cyaB gene encoding class IV adenylate cyclase: MIEIEVKVRADHSKARPILDKIGAIKIGVESQSDIYFAVPYRDFAKTDEALRIRSLDGKAVLTYKGPKLDSVSKTRKEFETPVDEAATIEILHALGFSEAGVVRKKREVFSAGEITVCLDAVEELGEFLEVEIMAESENEFEASRAKLFKLLNQFGAGEEDSIRTSYLEMVLEKSKS, from the coding sequence ATGATCGAAATCGAGGTCAAGGTCAGAGCAGATCATTCAAAAGCCCGTCCCATTCTGGATAAAATTGGGGCAATAAAAATCGGCGTTGAAAGCCAATCTGACATTTATTTTGCGGTTCCTTACAGGGATTTTGCGAAAACCGATGAAGCACTCCGAATCCGTTCCTTAGATGGCAAGGCTGTACTGACCTACAAAGGCCCTAAACTCGATAGCGTTTCCAAAACCCGGAAAGAATTCGAAACTCCTGTAGACGAGGCTGCCACAATAGAAATCCTGCATGCTCTCGGCTTCTCGGAAGCCGGAGTAGTCCGCAAAAAAAGAGAAGTTTTCAGCGCAGGAGAAATAACCGTCTGCCTCGATGCTGTTGAAGAGCTCGGAGAATTCCTTGAGGTCGAAATCATGGCTGAAAGTGAAAATGAATTCGAAGCTTCAAGAGCGAAGTTATTCAAATTGCTAAATCAGTTCGGTGCCGGTGAAGAGGATTCGATCAGGACTTCCTATCTTGAGATGGTGCTGGAGAAAAGTAAAAGTTAA
- a CDS encoding Zn-ribbon domain-containing OB-fold protein, with protein MSSVPRFWRNLGSRYNLEGTRCSECGEHFYPPRNVCVNCRREGEIEPYMFKGTGEIVTYTFIHTAAEGFEIQAPYTLAIIQLDEGPRLTSQVVGDPGEIHIGMRVRSVFRKLGEDGERGMIYYGTKFVPIDA; from the coding sequence ATGTCTTCCGTTCCTAGATTTTGGAGAAATCTCGGCAGCCGGTACAATCTTGAAGGTACTCGCTGTAGTGAATGCGGGGAGCATTTCTATCCCCCACGCAATGTCTGTGTGAACTGCAGGCGTGAAGGAGAGATTGAGCCTTATATGTTCAAAGGCACTGGCGAAATAGTAACATATACATTTATTCACACAGCTGCGGAAGGTTTTGAGATTCAGGCTCCTTACACCCTCGCCATAATCCAGCTGGATGAAGGGCCCAGATTAACCTCCCAGGTAGTTGGCGATCCGGGAGAGATTCATATTGGAATGAGAGTAAGATCCGTTTTCCGCAAGCTCGGGGAAGATGGCGAACGCGGTATGATTTACTACGGCACTAAATTCGTCCCCATAGATGCATAA